A window of the Linepithema humile isolate Giens D197 chromosome 4, Lhum_UNIL_v1.0, whole genome shotgun sequence genome harbors these coding sequences:
- the LOC105671121 gene encoding calmodulin-like protein 4, with the protein MARYFREEDIDEFRECFYLFARNGQIRTLDELTIIMRSLGLSPTIAELNKYMKDKGGKMSFADFLEVMHLQTRAEDLPKEVIKAFQAADTSHNGILPARQLAHMLLHWGEQLSSKEVEQIFREANVSLNGHVKYEDFVKIACAPVPDYY; encoded by the exons ATG GCACGTTATTTCAGAGAAGAAGATATTGATG AATTCCgtgaatgtttttatttatttgctcgAAACGGTCAGATTCGTACACTGGATGAGCTTACTATAATTATGAGATCTTTGGGACTAAGTCCAACTATCGCAGAATTAAACAAGTACATGAAAGATAAAG GTGGAAAAATGTCTTTTGCTGATTTTTTGGAAGTCATGCATCTTCAGACACGTGCAGAAGATCTACCAAAAGAAGTAATTAAAGCTTTTCAAGCTGCAGATACTTCTCACAATGGTATTCTTCCAGCACGGCAATTGGCACATATGTTGCTTCATTGGGGTGAACAATTGAGCAGTAAAGAAg TGGAGCAAATCTTTCGCGAAGCCAATGTGTCTCTGAATGGACATGTTAAATACGaagattttgtgaaaatagCTTGTGCACCCGTACCTGATTACTATTGA
- the LOC105671118 gene encoding neuronal acetylcholine receptor subunit alpha-7 isoform X1 encodes MSPSIILFFQYGFLLIIIFGNGVCDEHEYRLTKHLLDGYDAGVRPAKNSSQPLVVVFELSLHHIIDVDEKNQILTTNCWIKQVWTDHHLKWNASEFAGIQVIRVPYNRVWRPDMILYNNADPQYSSAVINTNVIVDHTGEVVWLSHGIFRSSCDINVEFFPFDEQRCALKWASWTYDGFQLELKRISEQGDVSNYQANGEFHLLNFTARRNVEYYSCCQEPYPDITYEIHLRRRPMFYVFNLILPCILINGVALLVFYVPSESGEKVTLGISALLSMTVFLMTIRETLPPTEKTPLISLYYGVSICLVSFASGLAVVTLNLHHRGVRGVRVPSIVRSLVLDKLARIVFLNFHEENRSEQTEQFSKKRNNCPLHCNSELPEQHVSPKYVSRRDDSNSTSPSLDLGKEASLEAKWSRVLGKVQATIERNERRLVEQDCRERTELDWKQVALVSDRTLLCVFLLTTIISTAVILCGSPPPTPSISKD; translated from the exons ATGTCACCATCTATCATTCTGTTCTTTCAATACGGGTTTCTTTTAATCATCATTTTCGGAAATG GTGTTTGCGACGAACACGAATACAGACTGACAAAGCACTTATTAGATGGATATGATGCCGGCGTGAGACCAGCTAAAAATTCGTCCCAGCCTTTGGTCGTAGTCTTTGAGCTTTCGCTTCATCACATTATCGATGTT GATGAAAAGAACCAGATACTCACGACCAATTGTTGGATTAAACAGGTTTGGACTGATCATCATTTGAAATGGAATGCTTCAGAGTTCGCTGGAATTCAAGTAATCCGCGTTCCCTACAATCGCGTCTGGCGACCTGACATGATTTTATACAACAA tGCAGATCCACAGTACAGTTCAGCAGTCATCAATACAAATGTGATCGTCGATCATACGGGCGAAGTGGTCTGGCTAAGTCATGGGATCTTCCGCAGCAGTTGCGACATAAACGTTGAGTTCTTTCCCTTTGATGAACAACGATGTGCCCTTAAATGGGCTTCTTGGACATACGATGGATTTCAA CTCGAGCTGAAGAGAATAAGCGAGCAAGGTGACGTGAGTAATTATCAAGCGAACGGTGAATTTCATCTCCTGAACTTCACTGCTCGCCGAAACGTCGAATACTACTCCTGCTGCCAGGAGCCGTATCCGGACATCACCTACGAGATCCATTTGCGACGACGTCCGATGTTCTATGTCTTCAATCTGATCTTGCCCTGCATACTAATCAACGGCGTTG CTCTTCTAGTGTTCTACGTGCCCTCTGAATCAGGAGAAAAGGTCACTCTTGGCATCTCGGCCCTTCTCTCTATGACGGTGTTTCTGATGACCATTCGCGAAACTTTACCACCCACAGAAAAAACACCATTAATAA GTCTTTATTACGGAGTTAGCATTTGCTTGGTATCTTTCGCATCTGGCTTGGCGGTTGTGACATTAAATTTGCATCATCGTGGAGTACGGGGCGTACGAGTGCCGAGTATTGTGAGATCGCTGGTCTTAGACAAATTAGCCAGAATAGTATTTCTGAATTTCCACGAAGAGAATAGATCG GAACAGACGGAACAATtctcgaaaaaaagaaacaattgtcCACTACACTGCAACTCCGAATTACCGGAGCAACACGTGTCCCCCAAGTATGTATCGAGACGAGACGACAGTAACAGCACTAGTCCTAGCTTAG ATCTCGGGAAAGAAGCCAGCCTTGAAGCTAAATGGTCCCGGGTTCTGGGAAAAGTGCAGGCGACCATCGAAAGAAATGAACGTCGCCTGGTTGAGCAGGATTGCCGGGAAAGGACAGAGTTAGATTGGAAACAGGTCGCTCTGGTCAGTGATCGTACACTGTTGTGTGTTTTCTTGCTCACGACGATCATCAGTACGGCGGTAATTTTATGCGGTTCGCCACCCCCAACCCCGAGCATATCGAAagattaa
- the LOC105671118 gene encoding neuronal acetylcholine receptor subunit alpha-7 isoform X4 has translation MSPSIILFFQYGFLLIIIFGNGVCDEHEYRLTKHLLDGYDAGVRPAKNSSQPLVVVFELSLHHIIDVDEKNQILTTNCWIKQVWTDHHLKWNASEFAGIQVIRVPYNRVWRPDMILYNNADPQYSSAVINTNVIVDHTGEVVWLSHGIFRSSCDINVEFFPFDEQRCALKWASWTYDGFQLELKRISEQGDVSNYQANGEFHLLNFTARRNVEYYSCCQEPYPDITYEIHLRRRPMFYVFNLILPCILINGVALLVFYVPSESGEKVTLGISALLSMTVFLMTIRETLPPTEKTPLISLYYGVSICLVSFASGLAVVTLNLHHRGVRGVRVPSIVRSLVLDKLARIVFLNFHEENRSQEQTEQFSKKRNNCPLHCNSELPEQHVSPKYVSRRDDSNSTSPSLDLGKEASLEAKWSRVLGKVQATIERNERRLVEQDCRERTELDWKQVALVSDRTLLCVFLLTTIISTAVILCGSPPPTPSISKD, from the exons ATGTCACCATCTATCATTCTGTTCTTTCAATACGGGTTTCTTTTAATCATCATTTTCGGAAATG GTGTTTGCGACGAACACGAATACAGACTGACAAAGCACTTATTAGATGGATATGATGCCGGCGTGAGACCAGCTAAAAATTCGTCCCAGCCTTTGGTCGTAGTCTTTGAGCTTTCGCTTCATCACATTATCGATGTT GATGAAAAGAACCAGATACTCACGACCAATTGTTGGATTAAACAGGTTTGGACTGATCATCATTTGAAATGGAATGCTTCAGAGTTCGCTGGAATTCAAGTAATCCGCGTTCCCTACAATCGCGTCTGGCGACCTGACATGATTTTATACAACAA tGCAGATCCACAGTACAGTTCAGCAGTCATCAATACAAATGTGATCGTCGATCATACGGGCGAAGTGGTCTGGCTAAGTCATGGGATCTTCCGCAGCAGTTGCGACATAAACGTTGAGTTCTTTCCCTTTGATGAACAACGATGTGCCCTTAAATGGGCTTCTTGGACATACGATGGATTTCAA CTCGAGCTGAAGAGAATAAGCGAGCAAGGTGACGTGAGTAATTATCAAGCGAACGGTGAATTTCATCTCCTGAACTTCACTGCTCGCCGAAACGTCGAATACTACTCCTGCTGCCAGGAGCCGTATCCGGACATCACCTACGAGATCCATTTGCGACGACGTCCGATGTTCTATGTCTTCAATCTGATCTTGCCCTGCATACTAATCAACGGCGTTG CTCTTCTAGTGTTCTACGTGCCCTCTGAATCAGGAGAAAAGGTCACTCTTGGCATCTCGGCCCTTCTCTCTATGACGGTGTTTCTGATGACCATTCGCGAAACTTTACCACCCACAGAAAAAACACCATTAATAA GTCTTTATTACGGAGTTAGCATTTGCTTGGTATCTTTCGCATCTGGCTTGGCGGTTGTGACATTAAATTTGCATCATCGTGGAGTACGGGGCGTACGAGTGCCGAGTATTGTGAGATCGCTGGTCTTAGACAAATTAGCCAGAATAGTATTTCTGAATTTCCACGAAGAGAATAGATCG cAGGAACAGACGGAACAATtctcgaaaaaaagaaacaattgtcCACTACACTGCAACTCCGAATTACCGGAGCAACACGTGTCCCCCAAGTATGTATCGAGACGAGACGACAGTAACAGCACTAGTCCTAGCTTAG ATCTCGGGAAAGAAGCCAGCCTTGAAGCTAAATGGTCCCGGGTTCTGGGAAAAGTGCAGGCGACCATCGAAAGAAATGAACGTCGCCTGGTTGAGCAGGATTGCCGGGAAAGGACAGAGTTAGATTGGAAACAGGTCGCTCTGGTCAGTGATCGTACACTGTTGTGTGTTTTCTTGCTCACGACGATCATCAGTACGGCGGTAATTTTATGCGGTTCGCCACCCCCAACCCCGAGCATATCGAAagattaa
- the LOC105671118 gene encoding neuronal acetylcholine receptor subunit alpha-7 isoform X3 has translation MSPSIILFFQYGFLLIIIFGNGVCDEHEYRLTKHLLDGYDAGVRPAKNSSQPLVVVFELSLHHIIDVDEKNQILTTNCWIKQVWTDHHLKWNASEFAGIQVIRVPYNRVWRPDMILYNNADPQYSSAVINTNVIVDHTGEVVWLSHGIFRSSCDINVEFFPFDEQRCALKWASWTYDGFQLELKRISEQGDVSNYQANGEFHLLNFTARRNVEYYSCCQEPYPDITYEIHLRRRPMFYVFNLILPCILINGVALLVFYVPSESGEKVTLGISALLSMTVFLMTIRETLPPTEKTPLISLYYGVSICLVSFASGLAVVTLNLHHRGVRGVRVPSIVRSLVLDKLARIVFLNFHEENRSVKRIMNRRNNSRKKETIVHYTATPNYRSNTCPPSMYRDETTVTALVLA, from the exons ATGTCACCATCTATCATTCTGTTCTTTCAATACGGGTTTCTTTTAATCATCATTTTCGGAAATG GTGTTTGCGACGAACACGAATACAGACTGACAAAGCACTTATTAGATGGATATGATGCCGGCGTGAGACCAGCTAAAAATTCGTCCCAGCCTTTGGTCGTAGTCTTTGAGCTTTCGCTTCATCACATTATCGATGTT GATGAAAAGAACCAGATACTCACGACCAATTGTTGGATTAAACAGGTTTGGACTGATCATCATTTGAAATGGAATGCTTCAGAGTTCGCTGGAATTCAAGTAATCCGCGTTCCCTACAATCGCGTCTGGCGACCTGACATGATTTTATACAACAA tGCAGATCCACAGTACAGTTCAGCAGTCATCAATACAAATGTGATCGTCGATCATACGGGCGAAGTGGTCTGGCTAAGTCATGGGATCTTCCGCAGCAGTTGCGACATAAACGTTGAGTTCTTTCCCTTTGATGAACAACGATGTGCCCTTAAATGGGCTTCTTGGACATACGATGGATTTCAA CTCGAGCTGAAGAGAATAAGCGAGCAAGGTGACGTGAGTAATTATCAAGCGAACGGTGAATTTCATCTCCTGAACTTCACTGCTCGCCGAAACGTCGAATACTACTCCTGCTGCCAGGAGCCGTATCCGGACATCACCTACGAGATCCATTTGCGACGACGTCCGATGTTCTATGTCTTCAATCTGATCTTGCCCTGCATACTAATCAACGGCGTTG CTCTTCTAGTGTTCTACGTGCCCTCTGAATCAGGAGAAAAGGTCACTCTTGGCATCTCGGCCCTTCTCTCTATGACGGTGTTTCTGATGACCATTCGCGAAACTTTACCACCCACAGAAAAAACACCATTAATAA GTCTTTATTACGGAGTTAGCATTTGCTTGGTATCTTTCGCATCTGGCTTGGCGGTTGTGACATTAAATTTGCATCATCGTGGAGTACGGGGCGTACGAGTGCCGAGTATTGTGAGATCGCTGGTCTTAGACAAATTAGCCAGAATAGTATTTCTGAATTTCCACGAAGAGAATAGATCGGTAAAACGGATAAT GAACAGACGGAACAATtctcgaaaaaaagaaacaattgtcCACTACACTGCAACTCCGAATTACCGGAGCAACACGTGTCCCCCAAGTATGTATCGAGACGAGACGACAGTAACAGCACTAGTCCTAGCTTAG
- the LOC105671118 gene encoding neuronal acetylcholine receptor subunit alpha-7 isoform X2 gives MSPSIILFFQYGFLLIIIFGNGVCDEHEYRLTKHLLDGYDAGVRPAKNSSQPLVVVFELSLHHIIDVDEKNQILTTNCWIKQVWTDHHLKWNASEFAGIQVIRVPYNRVWRPDMILYNNADPQYSSAVINTNVIVDHTGEVVWLSHGIFRSSCDINVEFFPFDEQRCALKWASWTYDGFQLELKRISEQGDVSNYQANGEFHLLNFTARRNVEYYSCCQEPYPDITYEIHLRRRPMFYVFNLILPCILINGVALLVFYVPSESGEKVTLGISALLSMTVFLMTIRETLPPTEKTPLISLYYGVSICLVSFASGLAVVTLNLHHRGVRGVRVPSIVRSLVLDKLARIVFLNFHEENRSVKRIIRNRRNNSRKKETIVHYTATPNYRSNTCPPSMYRDETTVTALVLA, from the exons ATGTCACCATCTATCATTCTGTTCTTTCAATACGGGTTTCTTTTAATCATCATTTTCGGAAATG GTGTTTGCGACGAACACGAATACAGACTGACAAAGCACTTATTAGATGGATATGATGCCGGCGTGAGACCAGCTAAAAATTCGTCCCAGCCTTTGGTCGTAGTCTTTGAGCTTTCGCTTCATCACATTATCGATGTT GATGAAAAGAACCAGATACTCACGACCAATTGTTGGATTAAACAGGTTTGGACTGATCATCATTTGAAATGGAATGCTTCAGAGTTCGCTGGAATTCAAGTAATCCGCGTTCCCTACAATCGCGTCTGGCGACCTGACATGATTTTATACAACAA tGCAGATCCACAGTACAGTTCAGCAGTCATCAATACAAATGTGATCGTCGATCATACGGGCGAAGTGGTCTGGCTAAGTCATGGGATCTTCCGCAGCAGTTGCGACATAAACGTTGAGTTCTTTCCCTTTGATGAACAACGATGTGCCCTTAAATGGGCTTCTTGGACATACGATGGATTTCAA CTCGAGCTGAAGAGAATAAGCGAGCAAGGTGACGTGAGTAATTATCAAGCGAACGGTGAATTTCATCTCCTGAACTTCACTGCTCGCCGAAACGTCGAATACTACTCCTGCTGCCAGGAGCCGTATCCGGACATCACCTACGAGATCCATTTGCGACGACGTCCGATGTTCTATGTCTTCAATCTGATCTTGCCCTGCATACTAATCAACGGCGTTG CTCTTCTAGTGTTCTACGTGCCCTCTGAATCAGGAGAAAAGGTCACTCTTGGCATCTCGGCCCTTCTCTCTATGACGGTGTTTCTGATGACCATTCGCGAAACTTTACCACCCACAGAAAAAACACCATTAATAA GTCTTTATTACGGAGTTAGCATTTGCTTGGTATCTTTCGCATCTGGCTTGGCGGTTGTGACATTAAATTTGCATCATCGTGGAGTACGGGGCGTACGAGTGCCGAGTATTGTGAGATCGCTGGTCTTAGACAAATTAGCCAGAATAGTATTTCTGAATTTCCACGAAGAGAATAGATCGGTAAAACGGATAAT cAGGAACAGACGGAACAATtctcgaaaaaaagaaacaattgtcCACTACACTGCAACTCCGAATTACCGGAGCAACACGTGTCCCCCAAGTATGTATCGAGACGAGACGACAGTAACAGCACTAGTCCTAGCTTAG
- the LOC105671114 gene encoding F-box/LRR-repeat protein 7: MDGSCPLLFPSFREQSAAEKGKGYTSQKISVYRPIADAIDLGYHTLDNNACRTTSSSSSSTPGASSTPICQQQQQQQQQQLQQPKHHLIHHTAISNLCQLDDSLLLKIFSWLGTRDRCNLAQTCRRLWEIAWHPVLWREVEVRYPQNASAALNALTRRGCHTCIRRLILEGATGLPSIFAQLPYLNLTSLVLRHSRRVTDANVATVLDSCTHLKELDLTGCSNVTRACGRTTTLQLQSLDLSDCHSVEDSGLILSLSRMPHLVCLYLRRCAHITDSSLVAIASYCASLRQLSVSDCTKVTDFGVRELAAHLGSSLRYFSVGKCDRVSDAGLLVVARHCYKLRYLNARGCEALSDSATVALARGCPRMRALDIGKCDIGDATLEALSTGCPNLKKLSLCGCERVTDTGLEALAYYVRGLRQLNIGECSRVTWVGYRAVKRYCRRCIIEHTNPGFSS; the protein is encoded by the coding sequence ATGGACGGATCATGTCCACTCCTCTTTCCCAGCTTCAGAGAGCAGAGCGCCGCTGAGAAGGGAAAGGGCTACACATCACAGAAAATCAGCGTATATCGGCCAATTGCGGATGCCATCGATTTGGGTTACCACACCCTCGACAATAATGCCTGCCGCACTACGTCATCATCATCCTCGTCGACTCCTGGTGCATCTAGCACACCAATTTGCcaacaacagcaacagcagcagcaacagcagctaCAGCAACCTAAACATCATCTGATTCATCACACAGCGATCAGTAATCTCTGCCAGCTCGACGACAGTTTACTCCTGAAAATCTTCAGTTGGCTGGGTACTCGTGATCGCTGCAATCTCGCGCAAACTTGTCGACGTCTATGGGAGATCGCGTGGCACCCAGTGCTTTGGCGGGAAGTTGAGGTACGTTATCCGCAAAATGCCAGTGCGGCTTTGAACGCACTGACGCGTCGCGGCTGCCACACATGCATCCGTCGTCTCATTCTGGAAGGTGCCACCGGATTGCCTAGCATCTTCGCACAACTGCCGTATCTTAATCTGACTTCTCTGGTACTGCGACATTCGCGTCGCGTCACTGACGCCAACGTTGCCACCGTGTTGGACAGCTGCACTCATCTCAAAGAGCTTGATTTGACAGGTTGTTCCAATGTCACTCGAGCCTGTGGTCGTACTACCACCTTGCAGCTACAGTCCCTTGATTTAAGTGACTGCCACAGCGTGGAAGATTCTGGCCTGATACTGAGTCTGTCACGCATGCCACATCTGGTATGTCTTTATCTGCGTAGGTGCGCTCACATTACCGATTCCAGCCTGGTTGCTATTGCGTCTTATTGCGCTAGTTTGCGTCAGCTGTCCGTATCAGACTGCACGAAAGTGACGGATTTTGGAGTACGCGAATTGGCGGCACATCTCGGTTCGTCGCTCCGCTATTTTTCCGTAGGCAAATGTGATCGCGTGTCAGATGCCGGTTTGCTGGTTGTCGCTCGTCACTGCTACAAGTTGCGTTATCTGAATGCTCGCGGTTGCGAGGCACTCAGCGACAGTGCAACCGTCGCCCTGGCGCGCGGTTGTCCACGTATGCGTGCTCTAGATATCGGCAAATGCGATATCGGCGATGCGACTCTCGAAGCACTCTCAACGGGATGCCCgaatctgaaaaaattgtcCTTGTGCGGATGCGAGAGAGTTACCGATACCGGTCTCGAAGCGTTAGCTTATTACGTACGAGGTTTGCGACAACTCAATATCGGCGAGTGCTCGAGAGTCACATGGGTCGGTTATCGCGCTGTTAAACGTTACTGCCGACGTTGCATTATAGAACATACTAATCCTGGATTCTCCAGCTGA
- the LOC105671116 gene encoding interleukin enhancer-binding factor 2 yields the protein MVRGRGGMIRGGRGGMGRGMGFPRKQFLPRHPFDYTLCEAAFPRVKSAPDESDFQTALLKKNADMCPTPKEQTSILNLVTKLQSVLDNLIVAPGTFEACQLEEVRQVGSFKKGTMIKGHNVADIVVILKTLPTKTAVEALGSKVNNDLKTVNPKEMFRLIQTERGFDIAINEATVRVLITTLHQNLRKLESDQHLDVKICQGHLAAIRHSRWFEENAHHSSIKVLIRLLRDLRSRFEGLEPLSPWMLDLLAHNAIMNNPSRQALPINQAYKRVLQLLASGLFLPGSAGISDPCEGGNIRVHTAMTLEQQDLVCLTAQTLLRVLAHGGYRPLLEGTNKLAVEMSVWAGGVVASPLDKAYEPPTEQEQQEDMDESNEEMITESV from the exons ATGGTAAGAGGACGTGGAGGAATGATTAGAGGTGGCCGAGGAGGTATGGGTCGTGGCATGGGTTTTCCACGGAAACAATTTTTACCACGTCATCCATTTGATTATACATTATGTGAAGCTGCTTTTCCAAGAGTTAAATCTGCTCCTGATGAATCAGACTTTCAGACGGCTCTTCTGAAGAAAAATGCTGACATGTGCCCTACGCCAAAGGAACAAACTTCCATCTTAAATCTTGTTACTAAACTGCAAAGTGTTCTTGATAACCTAATTGTTGCACCTGGAACTTTTGAAGCTTGT CAATTAGAAGAAGTAAGACAAGTTGGCAGTTTTAAGAAAGGCACAATGATAAAAGGCCACAATGTTGCTGACATTGTTGTTATTCTCAAAACTCTGCCGACGAAAACAGCAGTAGAGGCTCTTGGAAGCAAAGTTAATAACGACTTGAAAACTGTGAATCCGAAAGAAATGTTCAGGCTTATACAAACTGAACGAGGTTTTGATATCGCAATTAATGAAGCAACTGTACGCGTATTAATAACGACATTGCATCAAAATCTACGTAAGCTGGAATCTGATCAACATTTAGATGTCAAAATTTGTCAAG gACATCTCGCTGCTATCAGACATTCTCGCTGGTTTGAAGAAAACGCTCATCACTCTagtattaaagttttaatacgATTACTCCGTGATCTTAGAAGCAGATTCGAAGGCTTGGAACCGTTGTCTCCGTGGATGCTGGATTTATTGGCACACAATGCCATAATGAACAATCCTAGCAGGCAAGCATTACCAATAAACCAGGCGTACAAGAGAGTATTGCAGTTACTTGCCTCTGGACTCTTTCTCCCAGGATCTGcag GTATCTCTGATCCGTGCGAAGGTGGTAATATACGCGTGCATACCGCAATGACCCTTGAACAACAAGATCTCGTATGTCTTACCGCTCAGACATTGCTGCGCGTATTAGCTCACGGTGGCTATAGACCATTGTTGGAAGGCACGAATAAACTCGCGGTGGAAATGAGCGTATGGGCAGGTGGTGTTGTGGCGAGTCCGTTAGACAAAGCGTACGAACCTCCTACAGAGCAGGAGCAGCAGGAAGATATGGACGAAAGCAATGAAGAGATGATAACAGAAagtgtttaa
- the Scgbeta gene encoding beta-sarcoglycan isoform X2, producing MSALLDVCGNDTGSPSISKADDNLSNSDGPLIKGLMSQNSCSNVRARTIGSSYSMSTNEKSMKKRYCLWTLTLVLAVIGLCNLFLNITVIAVLRISQGMEAIEVIPDENLVKFYGKTDLDKISLQSGICQSYGDEPMEISGDSAGIRVDVNSRNRAHEVQPHSKLGVLPNGTTVSEVESFEMKDPRTGAIYFTTDFPNFGLPSGVKIIDVKITETHRITSPVNESLEITSGSQISLHGAEGVWVESKDVVWSADMDVFLKSVNGSIVLDAKDGVSIDVENIPVAPMFLPSPVTSHEQYKVCVCMPQGKLFKVPVRPGTSSRTVNCARIARTTENDPCLH from the exons TCAAAGGCTGATGATAATCTGTCTAACAGTGATGGGCCCTTGATTAAGGGTCTTATGAGCCAAAATAGTTGCAGCAACGTGCGCGCACG GACAATCGGTTCTTCCTACAGTATGTCAACAAACGAAAAATCCATGAAAAAGCGTTACTGCCTTTGGACCTTAACTTTGGTTCTGGCAGTAATCGGCCTCTGTAATCTTTTCCTGAATATCACTGTCATTGCTGTTTTACGCATCAGCCAAGGAATGGAGGCCATAGAAGTAATACCTGACGAAAATCTCGTAAAGTTTTATGGAAAAACCGATTTAGACAag ataTCGCTGCAATCGGGAATCTGTCAGAGTTACGGCGATGAACCGATGGAGATATCTGGTGACAGCGCTGGGATACGCGTCGATGTGAATAGTCGCAATCGCGCTCACGAGGTGCAACCTCACTCGAAACTTGGCGTTCTACCGAACGGAACCACTGTATCAGAAGTAGAATCATTTGAGATGAAGGATCCGCGTACAGGCGCTATTTATTTCACCACCGATTTCCCGAATTTTGGTCTGCCGAGCGGTGTCAAAATAATCGACGTGAAGATCACAGAGACCCACCGAATCACGTCGCCGGTCAACGAGAGTTTAGAAATTACATCTGGGAGTCAAATCTCGTTGCACGGCGCAGAGGGTGTGTGGGTCGAAAGCAAGGACGTCGTATGGAGTGCCGATATGGATGTCTTCCTGAAGAGTGTGAATGGTAGCATCGTGCTGGACGCAAAGGATGGCGTTTCCATCGACGTGGAGAATATCCCGGTAGCGCCGATGTTTTTGCCGAGTCCTGTCACAAGTCACGAGCAGTACAAGGTCTGTGTGTGCATGCCGCAGGGCAAACTTTTCAAGGTGCCGGTTCGACCGGGCACCAGTTCTCGCACAGTCAATTGCGCACGAATCGCCAGAACCACGGAGAATGATCCTTGTTTACACTAA
- the Scgbeta gene encoding beta-sarcoglycan isoform X1 encodes MRQTDIQEHQMSALLDVCGNDTGSPSISKADDNLSNSDGPLIKGLMSQNSCSNVRARTIGSSYSMSTNEKSMKKRYCLWTLTLVLAVIGLCNLFLNITVIAVLRISQGMEAIEVIPDENLVKFYGKTDLDKISLQSGICQSYGDEPMEISGDSAGIRVDVNSRNRAHEVQPHSKLGVLPNGTTVSEVESFEMKDPRTGAIYFTTDFPNFGLPSGVKIIDVKITETHRITSPVNESLEITSGSQISLHGAEGVWVESKDVVWSADMDVFLKSVNGSIVLDAKDGVSIDVENIPVAPMFLPSPVTSHEQYKVCVCMPQGKLFKVPVRPGTSSRTVNCARIARTTENDPCLH; translated from the exons TCAAAGGCTGATGATAATCTGTCTAACAGTGATGGGCCCTTGATTAAGGGTCTTATGAGCCAAAATAGTTGCAGCAACGTGCGCGCACG GACAATCGGTTCTTCCTACAGTATGTCAACAAACGAAAAATCCATGAAAAAGCGTTACTGCCTTTGGACCTTAACTTTGGTTCTGGCAGTAATCGGCCTCTGTAATCTTTTCCTGAATATCACTGTCATTGCTGTTTTACGCATCAGCCAAGGAATGGAGGCCATAGAAGTAATACCTGACGAAAATCTCGTAAAGTTTTATGGAAAAACCGATTTAGACAag ataTCGCTGCAATCGGGAATCTGTCAGAGTTACGGCGATGAACCGATGGAGATATCTGGTGACAGCGCTGGGATACGCGTCGATGTGAATAGTCGCAATCGCGCTCACGAGGTGCAACCTCACTCGAAACTTGGCGTTCTACCGAACGGAACCACTGTATCAGAAGTAGAATCATTTGAGATGAAGGATCCGCGTACAGGCGCTATTTATTTCACCACCGATTTCCCGAATTTTGGTCTGCCGAGCGGTGTCAAAATAATCGACGTGAAGATCACAGAGACCCACCGAATCACGTCGCCGGTCAACGAGAGTTTAGAAATTACATCTGGGAGTCAAATCTCGTTGCACGGCGCAGAGGGTGTGTGGGTCGAAAGCAAGGACGTCGTATGGAGTGCCGATATGGATGTCTTCCTGAAGAGTGTGAATGGTAGCATCGTGCTGGACGCAAAGGATGGCGTTTCCATCGACGTGGAGAATATCCCGGTAGCGCCGATGTTTTTGCCGAGTCCTGTCACAAGTCACGAGCAGTACAAGGTCTGTGTGTGCATGCCGCAGGGCAAACTTTTCAAGGTGCCGGTTCGACCGGGCACCAGTTCTCGCACAGTCAATTGCGCACGAATCGCCAGAACCACGGAGAATGATCCTTGTTTACACTAA